One segment of Chionomys nivalis chromosome 3, mChiNiv1.1, whole genome shotgun sequence DNA contains the following:
- the LOC130871115 gene encoding transcription factor BTF3 homolog 4-like, whose translation MIKDAGTAPYSNNPKFHASLSTNTFAITGHAETKAITKMLTGILLSQLGADSLTNDRKLAEQFQQQVLDSKGPKPDNTGEEDDDAPDIVEKFNEASKNESN comes from the coding sequence ATGATTAAAGATGCTGGAACAGCTCCTTATTCCAACAATCCCAAATTCCATGCTTCCCTTTCCACTAACACCTTTGCAATTACTGGTCATGCAGAAACCAAAGCAATCACAAAAATGCTTACTGGCATATTATTAAGTCAGCTTGGTGCTGACAGCCTAACAAATGATAGAAAATTAGCTGAACAGTTCCAACAACAAGTATTGGATAGTAAAGGACCAAAGCCAGACAACACTGGCGAAGAAGATGATGATGCCCCAGATATTGTAGAAAAATTTAATGAAGCATCGAAAAACGAATCTAACTAA
- the Arl6 gene encoding ADP-ribosylation factor-like protein 6, which yields MGLLDRLSGLLGLKKKEVHVLCLGLDNSGKTTIINKLKPSNAQCQDIVPTIGFSIEKFKSSSLSFTVFDMSGQGRYRNLWEHYYKDGQAIIFVIDSSDKLRMVVAKEELDTLLNHPDIKHRRIPILFFANKMDLRDAVTSVKVSQLLCLENIKDKPWHICASDAIKGEGLQEGVDWLQDQIQAVKT from the exons ATGGGATTGCTGGACAGACTTTCAGGTTTACTTGGCCTGAAGAAGAAGGAGGTTCATGTTTTATGCCTTGGGCTGGATAATAGTGGCAAAACAACAATCATTAACAAACTTAAACCTTCAAAT GCCCAGTGTCAGGATATAGTTCCAACCATAGGATTCAGCATAGAGAAGTTCAAGTCCTCCAG TTTGTCTTTTACAGTGTTTGACATGTCAGGACAAGGAAGGTACAGGAATCTTTGGGAACACTATTATAA AGATGGACAAGCCATTATTTTTGTCATTGATAGTAGTGATAAATTAAGGATGGTTGTGGCCAAAGAAGAACTTGATACTCTTCTAAATCACCCAG ataTTAAGCACCGCCGGATTCCAATCTTGTTCTTTGCGAACAAAATGGATCTCAGAGATGCAGTGACATCTGTGAAGGTGTCTCAGTTGCTGTGCTTAGAGAACATCAAAGACAAGCCGTGGCATATTtg TGCGAGTGATGCCATCAAAGGAGAAGGACTACAGGAAGGTGTGGACTGGCTTCAAG